Within Pseudomonadales bacterium, the genomic segment GGGTCCCCAGTGCTGTGAATAGAGTTTTGGCCCGCCAAGCCAAGCCGACAAAAAATAGCTCAGCCGTTTTCTGGCTTCGCTTAAGTCGTCTTGATGCATGGCGCGAATTGTTTTGGCTTGTTCGAGGCTGTCCATATAACGATAAAACGCATCAACCAGTTTTTCGATGCCCGGCAGCTCGCCTGCTGCTTTATATGAACTATCGCCTTGACCGTATTGCATCCGATGCTCCTCTCTACTCTCGGCGCATGCCGCTAACTAATTGGCTGCTGTAAGCGCTTATACATTCAGTATAAATAAAAAAGCCCTGAACCAGGGCTTTTTATAGGCTTTTCAATGCTGTTTATCGAGAGGCGCGTTTACGCTCGTTTTCAGTGAGCAATTTTTTGCGAATACGAATAGATTCGGGCGTTACCTCGACTAGCTCATCGTCCTCAATAAATTCAAGTGCTTGCTCTAGCGTATGCTTGATCGGTGGCGTTAGCGTCAGTGCTTCGTCGCTACCAGAGGCGCGTACATTGGTCAGTTGTTTGGCCTTGGTAGGATTGACCACTAAGTCGTTATCGCGCGAATGAATGCCGATGATTTGTCCT encodes:
- a CDS encoding group II truncated hemoglobin, producing MQYGQGDSSYKAAGELPGIEKLVDAFYRYMDSLEQAKTIRAMHQDDLSEARKRLSYFLSAWLGGPKLYSQHWGPISIPKLHRQFPIDQSARDAWLLCMQKAIAEQDYAEDFKQYLLEQLKVPADRILMLQNMQ